The Oculatellaceae cyanobacterium genome contains the following window.
TTGTAATTGTTTCATCTCCCAATTGGTAGATTTTTGTATCTTTTGGCTTAGAGGTTTGTGCTAGTTTTTGTGTAGGGGTTTCTAAGCTTAAACCATTAACTAAGATCAGATCGGCTTGAGCGAGGAGATCGGCATCAGAAGGGCGAGGCTCAAAGGTGTGAGAATCAGTACCTTCTGGGACAACACCGACAACAGAGATGCGATCGCCTGCAATGTTACTGACTATATTAGTAATAGGAGCTACTGTTGTGACAACTAAAGGTTTATCTTGAGATTTGCGATCGCCACTTTGGGTTGCTGTACTGGTTGCAGAAGGGTTGGAAGGCGCTGTGGTATTATTTCCAGTGCCGCAAGCTACTATCAACACGCTGATTATCAAAACTAATACAGAAAGCTTCCTCATCCAATATTTCCCAGTAGTTTTATTACAACTAGATAAAATTAGAGCTTGTACTACGTTCAACACGCAATGCCCCGTCAGGGGATTTGGATGGTATTTTTAGATTGTTTTTAGATTAGTGATTAACTATTTAATTTGCTGGAAAATATTATCCTTACTGGCTTGGTATCCCAAATGATTGATTGTGCATTTTATTCAGTTTCTCTTGATCAATTCCCGTACCGACCTGAAATAAGCTGTCATGCCTTTAAAGAAGCCTATTGGGACTGATAGGGATATGGTTGGAATAGTGAGTGCCTCTATTGAGCCATATAAAAATTTTTTGGTCTTTGGGAATAAGCGTGAAATGTTCAGTTAAGAACATTTTGATCTCCCTGTACTTCATCTGCGAAATTACTCCAAACTCAATTCAGATTGACTACCTGTCCAATTTCTATGGCAAAATTCATGTTTCTTTGGAATACTGGGCGACGATATCACTTTTCTTTTTTACTCTTTTGCTTATGCTTAAGTGCTGTGCTAGTGGTAGGAGGTGTCACGACTTCCAGCCAAGCTGCGGATGCTAGTTCATCATCCTCAACCACTGTCAGTCAGGGTACTAATAGTAAGTCACCTACTATAACAACGCCAGCCGCGCCCTTATCGCTTACCCAAAATGTGCAGAAAACTGTTTTGGAAAATGGGCTTACTGTTCTGACAAAGGAAGTACATAGTTCGCCAGTGGTAAGCGTACAGGTGTGGTATAAAATCGGCTCCCGCAATGAAGCACCAGGAGTTAATGGGATTGCACACCAACTAGAACACATGATGTTTAAAGGTACTAAAAGCCGTCCAATGCAATTTGGTCGGTTGTTTAGTGCTTTAGGAAGTGACTCTAATGCTTTTACTAGCTACGATCAAACGGCTTACTTTGGGACAGCAGAGCGCAATAAACTACGGGCGCTACTAGAGTTAGAAGCTGATCGAATGCAGAATTCACTAATTAATAGTGAGCAATTGGAAAGTGAGAAACGAGTTGTTATTTCTGAATTGCAGGGGTATGAAAATAGCCCTAACTATCGACTGAACCGTGCTGTTAAGCGGGCTGCTTTTCCTAATCACCCTTATGGTTTGACGGTAGGTGGTACTAAGGCAGATGTGGAGAAGTTTACACCTGAGCAGGTACTTTCATACTACCGCCATTACTACAGCCCTAAGAATGCCACGCTGGTAATTGTGGGGGATTTTGATACAAAGTCAACAATGACGGCGGTAAAAGAGATTTTTGCGAAGGTACCCAACCAGCAAGTAGTTAACGATGATTCATCAGCTATCAGCGAAAAGCCGTTAGCAGTCCCAAACTCCAAATCCCAAAATTCAAAGCCCATTGTATTACGTGAGCCTGGTAGTGCGGCGCTATTCCAGGCGGTGTATCCCTTACCTAATCTCAAGCACCCAGATGTGCCAGCGATAGATGTGATGGATTATATTCTGGCAGAAGGGCGGAGTTCAAGGCTTTATCAAGCTTTAGTGGAATCAGGGTTAGTTAGCGACGTTAGTGGTGGAAGCGCTAACTTGATCGCTGGTGGATGGTATCAACTATCAGCTACGGCTGCGCCTGGTAAGAAGTTATCAGAGATTGATCGGGTACTAAAAACTGAGATCGCCAACTTTAGCAAAAAAGGAGTTACAAAAGAAGAACTCAAACGAGCGAAAGCGCAACTACAATCTGCTGTAATTTTGTACAACCGCGATATTAATAGCCAAGCGCAACAGTTAGGTAACGATCAAACTACTGCTGATGATTATCGCTATACAGATCGCTATTTGGCAGCAATCCAAAAAGTTACTGTTGCTGATGTGCAGAGAGTTGCTCAAACATACCTAAAACAAACCAAGCGTACAGTAGGCTATTTTGAACCTACACAACAAGTAAGTAAAGCTCCTGCTGGTGCTAAGAATACAGCACAAACTTCTGAAAGTTTTAATCTTGGCGCACCAGTCGCGCCAGAAGAGGTGGAAAAATACCTGCCATCTGTAGATGCAGCTAGTACTTCCACAACTCAATCATTGCCTGTGGAATTAAAGCTGGCGAATAATCTCAAAGTTTTGTTATTACCAGATAGCAGCACTCCCACAGTGACACTCAGTGGCTATATTCAAGCTGGTACAGAGTTTGATGCTTTATCTAAGGCAGGTATTGCTGGAATGACGGCAGACAACCTGATGAATGGCACTAAAAATAAAAATGCTTTGGCGATCGCTAATACATTAGCAGATGTCGGTGCTGAGTTATCATTTAGTGCTAATCGCGAAGGCGTAGCAATTGCTGGTAATGCGTTAACGGGAGAGTTACCAACACTGATTCAGGTTTTGTCTGAAGTGATGCAAAACGCCTCATTTCCTACAAAAGAGTTAGAAATCAGCCGCCAACAAGCTTTAACTACTTTGAAATTGGATTTAGATAATCCATCTCGATTGGCAAGACGGAAATTTCAAGAAACAATTTACCCGAAGAATCATCCCTTCCATGTTTTTTCGACGGAAGCGAGTTTAAAGAGTATTAGTCGTGCTGATGTGATGCAGTTTTACAAACAGCATTATCGCCCTGATACTACAGTACTAACGCTTGTGGGTAACTTTGACGTTAACAAAACGCGATCGCTGCTGGAAAAACAATTAGGTACTTGGAAAGCTGCGGGTACAGCACCAACCATCAAGTATCCAGAAGTAAATTTACCAACCAAGGTAGTCCAACTAAATCCAGTGATTCCGGGTAAAACTCAGTCGATTACCTATATAGGATATAAGGGAATTGACCGCCAAGATCCACGTTTCTACGCGGCATCGGTACTTAATGACATTGTTGGTGGAAATACCTTATCAAGTCGGTTGGGAACGGAAATTCGCGATCGCCAAGGGCTTACTTATGGTATTTACAGTTACTTCCAAGCTGGAAAATATGCAGGCCCGTTTGTAATTTCCATGCAAACTGCCCCTGAAGATACAAATCGCGCAATTTCTAGCACCATAGCTTTATTAGATCAAATACGCGATCGAGGCTTAACTGCTGCTGAGGTAGCTGCTGCCAAATCTTCGATTAATAGTAGTTACGCCGTCTCTCTAGCTAGTTTAGATTCTTTAGCTTCACAAATTTTGATGAACGAAGTTTATGGATTAAACCCAGACGAAATGCGCGACTTTATCAATAAAATCCAAGCAGTTACTCCAGAGCAAGTCAATCAGGCAGCTAAAGAGTTGCTCCATCCTGATAACTTGGTAGTAGTGTCAGCAGGGCCACCTCTGTCAGCCTCTCGACCATCTAATCAAGTAGCTCAACCTTAAAAAAGGCTTTACCTTTGGTATTAGATGGGCATTATTCAACTTAAAATTCAAGTCGGTCATTGGTCATTGTTAATTGTTAAGACCCGCGTGATATTTAAGTTGATTTTTACCCACCTACTTAATCCAAAACTGTTGATTTCCTAACCTTAGCCACCTGTCTATCCCCAATGAACATTTTGAACAATCTGCTTTTCCAACCAAGTCAACCGCCTAGTGAAAAAAAACAACGCCGAGGTATTGAGATTAAGTCGCAGCGTGAAATTGAAATCATGCGACAGGCGGCTAAAATTGTGGCAACTGTGCTGAAAGAAGTTTCTCAGATGGTAGAACCTGGGATGACAACAGCCGATATAGATGCCCACGCCGAAAAACGCATTCGTGAAATGGGCGCAACGCCTAGCTTTAAGGGCTATCATGGCTTTCCAGCTTCTATTTGCTCCAGTATCAATAGTGAAGTGGTACACGGCATTCCTAGTCCTAAAAAGGTAATTAGGACTGGCGATGTCTTGAAAGTAGATACTGGTGCTTATTACCAGGGATTTCATGGCGACTCTTGCATTACTATTGCTGTTGGGGAAGTCAAGCCGGAAGCAGCTAAGTTAATTCAAGTAGCTGAAGAATCTCTATATAAAGGAATTGAGCAAGTAAAAGCTGGCAATTATTTAATGGATATTGCTGGGGCAATTCAAGATTGCGTAGAAGCTAACGGTTTTAGCGTTGTAGAAGAATTTACAGGTCACGGGGTTGGTCGTAATTTGCACGAAGAACCTTCTGTGTTTAATTTCCGCACCCGTGAGATGCCCAATGTTAAATTACGTGCTGGTATGACGTTGGCTATTGAGCCAATTTTAAATGCTGGTTCCAAGCGCACACGCATTTTATCAGATCGTTGGACTGCGGTAACGGTTGATAATTGTCTGTCGGCTCAGTTTGAGCATACTGTGTTGGTAACAGAGGATGGTTATGAGATTTTGACTGACCGTTCCCAGGTTTAGATAAGCGCGTTAATGTTGTTTTAAAGTCGTTTTATTAACGACAAATGCACACAGATAAACACAGATAAAATTATTATAATTGTGTTTGTCTGTGTTAAATTTTTCTATTTTAAAATTTAGATATTTTTATAAATTTTAATATCTTTAAGATGAATGATATCCCTATTCATATAAATGGCAACAATCATGCCTTAGTGATTGGAGGTAGTATTGCCGGATTGTTAGCAGCGAGGGTTTTGGTTGACTACTTCGATCAAGTAACAATTGTTGAGCGCGATCGCTTACCTGCACAACCTATACCCCGCCCAGGTGTACCCCAATCTTACCAACTTCATGTACTGCTAAGTAAGGGTAATCAGATTTTAGAAAAACTCTTTCCAGGCTTTTCTCAAGATCTTGCTAATGCAGAAGCTCAAAAGATTGACTGGGCAGCAGACTTCCGTTGGTTGACTCCAGGAGGTTGGTCGCCTCGCTTTGTTTCTGAGATTACTACCCACGCCTGTACTCGAAATTTGCTGGAATTTCGGCTGCGGGAAAGGTTGTTAGATGATGGCAGGGTGAAGTTTTGCCAGGGTAGCCAAGTTACAGGTTTGCTTGCTAACTCAGATCATACTGTTATCACTGGGGTGCGGCTGCGGGACGACAACGCTCAACAAGTTGATGTTCTGGCTCAGTTAATTGTTGATGCTAGCGGTCGCAATTCTAAATCTCTTAAGTGGTTGCAACAGCTTGGTTATCAGCCACCCCAGAAAACAGTGGTCAATGCTTTTTTGGGGTATGCGACTCGCTGGTATCAAAACCTTAGCACTGATTTAGATTACAAAGTATTGTACGTGATGCCCAAAGCCCCAGATTATCCGCGTGGTGGCGTGATTTATCCCGCCGAAGGCGATCGCTGGCTAGTCAGTCTGATCGGTGTCGGTCGAGACTACCCACCGACGGATGAAGCAGGCTTTAGAGAATTTGCCCGCAGTTTGCGTACATCCGAAGTTTATGAGGCGATTAAATCCGCCCAACCCCTAAGCCCAATTTACAGTTACCAACGTACAGAAAATTGCTGGCATCATTATGAGCGGATGTCGCGGCGACCAGAAAATTTTATTGCTTTGGGAGATGCTGTTTGTGCGTTTAACCCTGTCTATGGTCAAGGCATGACGGTGGCAGCTTTAAGCGCATTAACTTTAGACGAATGCCTTCAGCAACACCCAATTGGAAGTAGCAAGGATCTGACAGGTTTGGCGCAGCGCTTTCAAACTAAGTTAGCGAAAGTTAATAGTGTTCCTTGGTTAATGGCTACTAACGACGATTTCCGTTGGTCTACAACGGAAGGTGGAAAACCCAACTTAATGACCCGCCTATTGCATAGCTATTTGGATAAAGTATTGCTCACCTTCAGCAGTAGTCCTGAGCTTTACAAGGTATTTATAGAAGTGGTTCATATGCTCAAAACCCCTAATGCTTTTTTCCACCCCCGTTTTTTCTCTTCAGTTTTCAAATTAGGTCGCCGATCGTCTTTTAAGATTTAAGCTAACCCTGAATGGGTTTCATTAAATAGCGATCGCTCAATTTTACTCATGAATAAAACTGATTTAGCTTTTACTTCAGCACTAGAACAAGCACGGCTGATTCGTAGTAAAGAAGTATCAATATTAGAGTTAACTGAACTTTATTTGGATCGCATCGCCAGTTTAGATCCGCAACTGGGTAGCTATTTTACTGTGATGTCAGAACAAGCTTTAGCATCAGCCAAAGCTAAAACAGAAATATTAGCTCACTCTACCAATGTTTCAGAATTACCACCTTTTTTTGGTGTACCAACTTCAGTTAAAGACCTCAACCCTGTGGCTGGTGTTCGCTGTACCTACGGTACTCTGGCATTGATGGATAATATCGCCACTTATGATGATGGGGTGGTGATGCGTATGAAGCAGGCTGGCTTTATTATTCTTGGTAAAACGGCTACTTCTGAATTAGGATCTTTTCCTTATACCGAACCGCTTGGTTTTCCACCTGCTCGCAATCCTTGGAATTTAGATTATACGCCAGGGGGGTCTAGTGGTGGTGCTGCGGCGGCAGTTGCGGCTGGGTTGTGTCCGGTGGCGCATGGTTCAGATGGGGGTGGTTCAATTCGTACACCATCTGCTTGCTGTGGTTTGGTAGGAATTAAACCTGCGCGTGGTAGGGTGTCTCATGCACCAGTAGGCGATCGCATTAGTGGTCTTGTTACTAATGGTGCGATCGCGCGTACTGTTGCTGATGCTGCGGCAATGCTTGATGTAATGTCTGGCTACATTACAGGCGATCCTTATTGGCTACCCGATCCGGAAAATTCATTTTTATCAGCAACTCAACAAACTCTATCTAAGTTACGGGTTGCTTTTTCAACCAGCATTCCCCCCTTTGGGGATGCTGATTCAGTTTGTCAGCAGGGCGTATTAGATGTTGCCAAACTATTAGAAAGTATGGGTCACAGTATCGAATCAGCTTGCCCTGATTTTAGTGGTTTACTAACATCTTTTCCTAGAGTTTGGCAGGCGGGAGTTGCGGCGGCGGGAATTCCTATTGAAGTACTGAGTCCCTTAAATCGTTGGTTAGTACTTAATGCTGGTTCTGCTGGTGAGTATTTACAGGCAGTTACTCAGATGCAGGTAACGTCACGGCAAATTGTAGCGTTCTTTGATAACTTTGATGTGTTGGTGCTACCTGTATTTATGCACCCACCGATCAAAATTAATCAATGGGCTAATCTTAGTCCTGAAGAAACTTTTCAAAAAATGACTGCTTGGATCGGGGCGTGTCCACCATTTAATGCTACTGGACAACCTGCGATCGCAATTCCTACAGGTTTTGACTCTACTACAAATTTACCTATAGGTGTACAGTTAGTTGGTCGTCCCGCAACAGAAGCTACTTTAATTTCTTTAGCTGCCCAAATTGAAGCAGCAAAACCTTGGAGTCAAAATCGCCCACCTTTGTTTAGTGCTGCAAATATTTGATGCAGAGACGTAGCATACTACGTCTCTACAGATTGCAGAATATGTAGCCTTCAGGGAAATAGTAGAACGTTGAACCTGAATGCGATCGCTATGCAGTGCGGGCATCTTGCCCGCGTCAAGCTAAAAAAAAACCTTAAAAATTTTATTTGTAATCAGAAATTTGTTAAAGTTTTTTTGACAAATAAGTCGATTAATTTTAATTAAAAATTTTGTAGCTACTCGCGACTGTTTTCATCATCGGAGCTATCAAAAGGTTTTTCTATTACTAATTCGATTTTTGCAGTAATTTGCTCAATTCTCCGTTTAACACAATCAAAGTTCGCTTGAGTCCAAATATTTTGATTAAATTTATTATTTTTATGAATACTCTCCAGGGCTAACATCACAGAAGAACCTAATAAATATATTTTATATAAACAATTTTCGTTCTTCTTTGGTTCCCTGCACATCATGCTTTTGGCACATTTTTAATATTTGTTAACATCAAATTTTAGTTGATGATGAATCAGCCTCGATTGGGTGTAAAGAGTTATGTTTATTTAGGTTGACCTATTTAACTGCACAAACTTTACCTTTAGGAGTTGCATCAGGGTAAAAAGTTACAATGGCATTTCTATCTTTGACAAAGACTGCTTGATAAGATTTTCCGGAATTTTGATCGCGCACAGGATAAAGGCAGGCTGCTTGTTTATTTTCCTGAGATTTGAATGCTTTAGTAGCCTCTATAAGTATTTCTGCGGCATCACTGACAAGAGCATAACCCTTGATGCGATCGCTCACCGTTTTATTTCCTTGTTTAATTACTACTCCCAGAGTATAAACCACCCCTGGAATTACCTCTTCTTTCGCTTGGTTATTAGGTAATCTTCCCGCAATCCCCTGATTTTGTAGTTGTAGATATCTACCAAAAAAGTGTAGTCCACCAATATCTTTTTTGCTCTTAATCTCACCGCAGAAAATATGTTGGAAACCTCGCTTGTTAGACCAAATAGCGGTTAAATCATCTAAAAAGTCTGCCTGTGTACGGCGATTGGGTCGTAATTCACCCCCGACAGCTTGCTGAAGTCTTTGCAATACAGATGGGTTATTTAACATCAATTGTTTAACATCACTGGCTTTGACTTTGCTACCAATTGTTCCACAAGTTCTTAGCACAGCTTGGTCAAAAGCATTGAGTTGCGGTGGTAGTGGTGTAATGTCTGCTGGGTTTCCAGATGGAAAGCTATGAAACTCAGGATTATTTACCTGATCAAAAAATGGCTGTAGGGATATTTGGGCAATTTTTAACGGAATTAAGGCAGGAAGTTGAGCATGGGCTGCTTGTGTAGATGTGATTTTGAGTAATATTAGCCCTAATCCGATCTCTAGATAAATAGCTAATTTAAGCCCAAGACGATGTTGCATTTTAAATTAGGCGAAATTATATATACAGCACTTTGCATCTAAATGAAGTATACCCATCCCTAACCCTGCCCTTACTAAGGGGAGAGCGGATGGGGTAATTTTTTATTTTACTAACTTAAAATCTCCTGTATGTAAGCAACTCTGGCTTTTGTAGGAAAAATTGGTGAGTGTTGTATGGCGATAAGTGGGGAAAATAATAGTAAGCCATTTAATACAACTCAAATCTAATAACTTATGGGTACTAAGAGTATTACTACAATTGTCATCATCTTAGCTTTGCTGTTTGTTTTTGTTGGCGATCGCTTCCTTCCCAAACCCTTAAATACAGCAAGTGTCCAAACCAGAACCTCATTAAACAATTTTATGATCGGTTTATTTCCAGCTTGGAAGCCCAAAACTAAGCCTCATGAACGTACACAGAAAGCCCTCGACAAACTAGAGAAAAACCCGCAAGAGGAGAAAAAGTAAGGTATAGCAACCACCAAGCCAGTTAGGACAAATATTGGTTAACATCTGCGTAATCTGCGTTTCGGGCGAATACCCGACATGAATATCTGCTCACATCTGCGATCAAAAACTCAAATTGTGATCCCAAGTAATAAATCTCATGCCTTAACGGTTATGGCGGTTGCTATAGATAAGATTTTCAAGCTGTCGGGCGCTCACAATCATAGGAGTTATCCCATACAAAACATCTGTAGTGGGAGCATCTTGCTCCCTAATTGTGGTAGTAGGTAAAATGCCCGCCCTACCAATGAGCATCTTGCTTTTTTAATTGTGGTAGCGGGCAAGATGCCCGCAATACCAGTAACTAGCAATAAACGTGCTATGCCTTTTCGCCTATGAACTTTTCTTCAACCAGCTAAACATCGCCCGTAAATCTTTGCCTACTTCCTCAATTGGGTGTTCAGCTTCTTGACGGCGCATAGCAGTAAACCCAGCTTTACCAGATTGGTTTTCTAACACAAATTCCCGCGCAAATTGACCGCTTTGAATTTCTTGGAGAACTTTCCGCATTTCAGCGCGAGTTTGGTCATTCACAATCCGAGGGCCACGGGTATAATCACCATACTCAGCAGTATTGGAGATGCTATCACGCATCTTAGCTAAACCGCCTTCTACAACTAAGTCAACAATTAATTTAACCTCGTGCAGACATTCAAAATAAGCTAATTCTGGTTGATAACCAGCATTGACCAAGGTTTCAAAACCAGCTTTAATCAGCGCACTCAAGCCACCGCATAATACTGCTTGCTCACCGAATAAGTCGGTTTCTGTTTCTTCGCGGAAAGTGGTTTCTAAAACACCAGCGCGAGTGCCACCAATACCTTTAGCGTAAGCCATTGCGCGATCGCGTGCTTGACCAGAAGCATCTTGATACACTGCAAACAAAGCGGGTACACCTTCGCCTTGTTCATAAGTGCGTCGCACTAAATGTCCAGGCCCCTTGGGGGCAACCATAACTACATCCACGTTTTGTGGCGGAACAACTTGACCAAAGTGAATATTGAAGCCGTGAGCAAAAGCTAAAACTTTTCCTTCTGTCAAATTTGGCTCAATTTCGTCCTTATAAACTGTTCTTTGCACTTCATCTGGCAGCAAAATCATAATGAAATCGGCTGCTTTAGCGGCATCAGCTACATTGTGGACTTCCAGACCAGCTTGCTTTGCTTTTTCAGCAGACTTACTGCCCGGATACAGCCCGACAATGACATTCATGCCACTATCTTTGAGATTGAGCGCGTGAGCGTGACCTTGAGAACCGTAACCGATAATCGCTACCGTTTTTCCGGCTAACAAATCTAAATTCGCATCCGCGTCGTAATACATCCGGGCCATGTGCCAACTCCTTGAGTGTGAGAGCGTCGTAATTTACTAAGCTATCAGCACATCGCGCATCAACTTTCAGCTATCGGAATTGCCTCGCTTTTTGTAGGCAACAATTCTTGTGTCTGAGGGCTGAGTGCTAAGTGCTTTTCGCTTAAGATTGCAAACTCTTAATTTTATCAATAAAAGGAATCTAAAATACTACTGGGGGCTGATATAAAATTGACGTTTTTTCTTCTAAGCTAGGAAGTTTGCTGGTTAACTGTTGCGGCGGGTTGAAATACTCCACTAATTTCATGCTGAATTCTGTATTCTGAATTCTGTATACTTTTTGAATAATTGCACTGTTATGGCAACTGAAGCGCTGAAGCCGAATATTCAAGACTTGCAAACAAAAGTTGTTGAGTTGCTGCGCCAAGTCAGTTACCTGATGCACCGCGCCAGTGCGGTTTTGAGTTCTGATAGTGGTAGCGATCGCTTTGCCAAATTTGAGCAGGAAATCAAAAATGTAACTGCCAATGTAGAAGACTTTGAATTAAGAATGGCGATCGTTGCACCGATGAAAGCTGGTAAGTCTACCATCATCAACGCCATTATTGGGCAGGATTTGTTGCCAAGTCGCAATTCTGCCATGACTACTATCCCCACTGAGATTATTTTTGACGCGAAAAGAAAAGAACCTCTACTGAATCTTAGTCCGAAAGTTCGAGAAGTTTTTGAATCAGGTTTTTTTAGCTTACAGCGTAAAATTCAAGAGTTAGGGATAGATGTCGTCCATGCAAAACTTGGTCAGTATCCCCATCTAGTTAAACTCGCAGAAAGAATTGCAACTAAAACCAGTGGTGCAATTGACGGCGAAGTTTTAGGTCGTCAACGGATTATTGGTAACTTAAGCGCATTAAACGATATTGTACGCCTGTGCAGCATTCTCGACCCAATGGTTGACCCCCTAGAGTTGCTGACAGATGTACCAAAGATTTATACTCCGTTTTGGCGATCGCAAACTATTTCTCAACTAGAATCTTCAACAGCAGAAAATTCTAAACTACTAGGCAAACTGGTAATAATTGACACTCCTGGCCCTAACGAAGCTGGAGAAAATCTTAGATTAGTTAACGTAGTTGCAGATCAACTTGAGAAATGTTCCTTAGTATTAATTGTCTTAGACTTTACTCAGTTAAGAACAGAAGCAGCAGAAAAAGTTAAAAGAGATGTTCAAAGAGTAATTGAATTTCGCGGCAAAGATAATCTTTATGTATTGATTAACAAAGTCGATCAACGACGTAAAGGCGATATGACACCGGAACAAGTACAACAATTTGTTGCGGCTGAATTAGGACTAGCTGTTGATGGTAATACTAATCGTGTATTTGAAATTGCTGCCAGACGTGCCTTTTGTGCAGCTAACTTTATCCAAGAACTTGAGCAACCGCTAGATGATGTACGCAAATCACAAACAGCACAATCACTAGCACAAGAAGTTTTTGGGATTGATTGGGAAGAAGAACTTGAAGAAGCAACTTTAGAAAAATTAGAAAAAAAAGCTCAAAAACTTTGGCAAAAATCAGGCTTTGTACCATTTTTAGAAAATGCTATTAGCGCCCTAATTGCCGAAGCAGCACCTCGTTCTATTTTATCTGCACTTAATACTGCTCGTGGTCGGATTATAGAACTACAGGAAGATGTGCAACTTCGCAGTCATGCGATTAACCAAGATGAGGGAAAACTTAAGTTAGAAGTTGAAGCTTTAGAAGCAGATTTACAGACATTGGAATCATGCCGAAATCGTTTACAAGCAGTGTATCAAATTAAAGAACAACTCGATATAGAGCTAAATAACATTCTTGAATCTATCAAGAAAGTAGCTAAAGTTACGATTGAAACTTATTTTAATGAAGAAGAATATCAACGTACTGAAGCAATGAAAAAAACTGGCATGGAAGCTAGTAATTTTCTTGATTGGATTCACAAATATGTCAAGTCTCCAGTAGAAGTAAAAGGTGTAATTGAATTTAAAACATTAAGAGAAGCTGAAGAATTTGCAGATATAGCAATATCTTATCCCAAAGGTAGAGCCGATAGTTTATTAGAAAGTGTAAGAGATCAAATTAGTCAACAGATAGAACAAGCTCGGACACAGCTTACTGCTGTACTAGAGCAAGAAACGCAGGCAATTATTGAACGGGCGCGCGATCGCTTAAATGAAACATTTAATGTTAATTTATCATTGCCTACACCCAGATTGGAATCTACGGAAATTAATTTTGATAAACCTCGTGTCAAGCGTCATACACGAGTCTTAAATCGTGGTTTTGAAGAACAAG
Protein-coding sequences here:
- a CDS encoding pitrilysin family protein — translated: MAKFMFLWNTGRRYHFSFLLFCLCLSAVLVVGGVTTSSQAADASSSSSTTVSQGTNSKSPTITTPAAPLSLTQNVQKTVLENGLTVLTKEVHSSPVVSVQVWYKIGSRNEAPGVNGIAHQLEHMMFKGTKSRPMQFGRLFSALGSDSNAFTSYDQTAYFGTAERNKLRALLELEADRMQNSLINSEQLESEKRVVISELQGYENSPNYRLNRAVKRAAFPNHPYGLTVGGTKADVEKFTPEQVLSYYRHYYSPKNATLVIVGDFDTKSTMTAVKEIFAKVPNQQVVNDDSSAISEKPLAVPNSKSQNSKPIVLREPGSAALFQAVYPLPNLKHPDVPAIDVMDYILAEGRSSRLYQALVESGLVSDVSGGSANLIAGGWYQLSATAAPGKKLSEIDRVLKTEIANFSKKGVTKEELKRAKAQLQSAVILYNRDINSQAQQLGNDQTTADDYRYTDRYLAAIQKVTVADVQRVAQTYLKQTKRTVGYFEPTQQVSKAPAGAKNTAQTSESFNLGAPVAPEEVEKYLPSVDAASTSTTQSLPVELKLANNLKVLLLPDSSTPTVTLSGYIQAGTEFDALSKAGIAGMTADNLMNGTKNKNALAIANTLADVGAELSFSANREGVAIAGNALTGELPTLIQVLSEVMQNASFPTKELEISRQQALTTLKLDLDNPSRLARRKFQETIYPKNHPFHVFSTEASLKSISRADVMQFYKQHYRPDTTVLTLVGNFDVNKTRSLLEKQLGTWKAAGTAPTIKYPEVNLPTKVVQLNPVIPGKTQSITYIGYKGIDRQDPRFYAASVLNDIVGGNTLSSRLGTEIRDRQGLTYGIYSYFQAGKYAGPFVISMQTAPEDTNRAISSTIALLDQIRDRGLTAAEVAAAKSSINSSYAVSLASLDSLASQILMNEVYGLNPDEMRDFINKIQAVTPEQVNQAAKELLHPDNLVVVSAGPPLSASRPSNQVAQP
- the map gene encoding type I methionyl aminopeptidase, yielding MNNLLFQPSQPPSEKKQRRGIEIKSQREIEIMRQAAKIVATVLKEVSQMVEPGMTTADIDAHAEKRIREMGATPSFKGYHGFPASICSSINSEVVHGIPSPKKVIRTGDVLKVDTGAYYQGFHGDSCITIAVGEVKPEAAKLIQVAEESLYKGIEQVKAGNYLMDIAGAIQDCVEANGFSVVEEFTGHGVGRNLHEEPSVFNFRTREMPNVKLRAGMTLAIEPILNAGSKRTRILSDRWTAVTVDNCLSAQFEHTVLVTEDGYEILTDRSQV
- a CDS encoding FAD-dependent monooxygenase: MNDIPIHINGNNHALVIGGSIAGLLAARVLVDYFDQVTIVERDRLPAQPIPRPGVPQSYQLHVLLSKGNQILEKLFPGFSQDLANAEAQKIDWAADFRWLTPGGWSPRFVSEITTHACTRNLLEFRLRERLLDDGRVKFCQGSQVTGLLANSDHTVITGVRLRDDNAQQVDVLAQLIVDASGRNSKSLKWLQQLGYQPPQKTVVNAFLGYATRWYQNLSTDLDYKVLYVMPKAPDYPRGGVIYPAEGDRWLVSLIGVGRDYPPTDEAGFREFARSLRTSEVYEAIKSAQPLSPIYSYQRTENCWHHYERMSRRPENFIALGDAVCAFNPVYGQGMTVAALSALTLDECLQQHPIGSSKDLTGLAQRFQTKLAKVNSVPWLMATNDDFRWSTTEGGKPNLMTRLLHSYLDKVLLTFSSSPELYKVFIEVVHMLKTPNAFFHPRFFSSVFKLGRRSSFKI
- a CDS encoding amidase, with translation MNKTDLAFTSALEQARLIRSKEVSILELTELYLDRIASLDPQLGSYFTVMSEQALASAKAKTEILAHSTNVSELPPFFGVPTSVKDLNPVAGVRCTYGTLALMDNIATYDDGVVMRMKQAGFIILGKTATSELGSFPYTEPLGFPPARNPWNLDYTPGGSSGGAAAAVAAGLCPVAHGSDGGGSIRTPSACCGLVGIKPARGRVSHAPVGDRISGLVTNGAIARTVADAAAMLDVMSGYITGDPYWLPDPENSFLSATQQTLSKLRVAFSTSIPPFGDADSVCQQGVLDVAKLLESMGHSIESACPDFSGLLTSFPRVWQAGVAAAGIPIEVLSPLNRWLVLNAGSAGEYLQAVTQMQVTSRQIVAFFDNFDVLVLPVFMHPPIKINQWANLSPEETFQKMTAWIGACPPFNATGQPAIAIPTGFDSTTNLPIGVQLVGRPATEATLISLAAQIEAAKPWSQNRPPLFSAANI
- a CDS encoding EndoU domain-containing protein, encoding MQHRLGLKLAIYLEIGLGLILLKITSTQAAHAQLPALIPLKIAQISLQPFFDQVNNPEFHSFPSGNPADITPLPPQLNAFDQAVLRTCGTIGSKVKASDVKQLMLNNPSVLQRLQQAVGGELRPNRRTQADFLDDLTAIWSNKRGFQHIFCGEIKSKKDIGGLHFFGRYLQLQNQGIAGRLPNNQAKEEVIPGVVYTLGVVIKQGNKTVSDRIKGYALVSDAAEILIEATKAFKSQENKQAACLYPVRDQNSGKSYQAVFVKDRNAIVTFYPDATPKGKVCAVK